Proteins encoded by one window of Ulvibacter sp. MAR_2010_11:
- a CDS encoding nuclear transport factor 2 family protein — translation MKKVSILVLVMIFITLGACKEAAEKEPVVEEVETETVDAPDYAAFDSKVATIRAFTAAHGAEDMEQLSALMADTLKYSPAEYNGNQWVGKAELLEGLKNYHKDFDNIKFTEGITLADTLGGGMWSGSVYPEATASISPDAIRVYGTWTATHTATKKEIGVKWFGLFWMNEAGKIAMYTAYFDVNGIVAQVAK, via the coding sequence ATGAAAAAAGTAAGCATTTTAGTATTGGTAATGATATTTATTACACTTGGCGCCTGTAAAGAGGCTGCCGAGAAAGAACCAGTTGTAGAAGAAGTCGAAACCGAAACTGTCGATGCCCCGGATTATGCCGCCTTCGATTCGAAAGTTGCTACTATTCGTGCCTTCACTGCAGCCCATGGTGCAGAGGATATGGAACAGCTATCTGCACTTATGGCCGACACCCTTAAATATAGTCCGGCGGAATACAACGGCAATCAGTGGGTTGGAAAGGCAGAACTATTGGAAGGACTAAAAAATTACCATAAAGATTTTGACAACATCAAATTCACTGAGGGCATTACGCTTGCCGACACCCTTGGTGGTGGGATGTGGTCCGGCTCGGTATATCCGGAAGCTACTGCTTCCATTAGCCCCGATGCTATTCGTGTTTATGGTACTTGGACAGCCACACATACCGCCACTAAAAAAGAAATCGGTGTGAAGTGGTTCGGATTGTTTTGGATGAACGAAGCTGGTAAAATTGCTATGTATACAGCCTATTTCGATGTAAATGGAATTGTGGCACAAGTGGCAAAATAA